From Cydia strobilella chromosome 3, ilCydStro3.1, whole genome shotgun sequence:
TGGTATCCACTTTCCGATAAAATCAAGAACTATTTGTGGATCCCATGTATTCGAATATTTTGGGAGAGCTGGTCTCAACTTATAAACACCCTTAAGTAGTCGCTTAATTTGAATATCCGAACCTAGATCGCTACCTAATAATAGTGACAGAGCTGAGCGGTGACTATTTAAAGAACCGTAGGCATCTCCATTATTAAACCGCTCTGTTAGAAAAAGCATTACATCTGAAGATGTACCTTTAAAAGGATCCAAACAATGACCCTGACAGAACTGCCACCATGATTTGTAGGTAGTGCCATACTGCAGTAGAGTATTATTGGAAAGTGAACTAATCATTAGCTCTAGCGCCGCATTTGGAGTTCCTCTTGATGTGAACGCCTTCCCGAGAGCCTCGCGGCACCCAGGGTAAACTGCGTTCGCGAGCGGCGTGGAGTCCTGGAAGAGGACGAATGGAAGAttggaataaaatatataatagtcGACCGCAGTATGCTTTTGAGTAGGGGAAACCACGGCTGGGAAGGCCAAATTGGGAAAACTAAGATGCCCTCTGCCTTATCACTTATAATTTTTTGAACACATTTCAATATGAGTGAACATGGTGGAAATGCATAAAAATCTAAGTCTTTCCAGTCCAATGTGAAAGCGTCAACTGTATAAGCGTCAGGATCCGGTTTCCAGGAGACATAAGTTTTACACTTTGCATTAGTGCGAGAAGCGAAGAGGTCTATTGTCGGTTCACCAAGAGTCTCTACTATCTTGTGATATTCTGTGTTACTTAATTGCCATTCTATATCAGGATTCTTTCTTCGAGATTCCTGATCAGCTTCTACGTTATCCTTTGTATTAATATACGAAGCAAAAAGCCATATACCTCGCTCCTCGCACCATTGCCAAATGTTTTTTGTTAGGTCATTCAAGTGTTGGAACTGAATACCGCCCATTCGATTCACATAACTTATTGCTGTGGTATTATCGACTCGTAACAATATATTACAATTCCGTTTATCACGCGCGAAACTTTTAAGCCCGAGAAAGACGGCAAGTAGTTCCAGATAATTTATATGGGAACCACGCTCGCTGTCTTTCCATCCACCGTTTATACGCATATTATTACAGTAAGCGCCCCAGCCAGTTCGAGACGCGTCTGTAAAAATTTCTAAGTGGAATCTAGGTATTGTGAGAGGGTTAAATGTCGATGAAATGTTATTAACCCACCATTGCAAGTCAGGTAGAATGTCAGTGGACAACTTTATTTTTgcgtcatattttttattttccacAAGAGCAATATATTTCTCTCGTTCTAAGGCCTTGGTGTATAACCAACCGTATCTAACGGCTGGACAGGCCGACGTAAGAATACCTGTTAAGTGAGCCAAATCTCTTATAGTACAATATTGCAAATGAGAGAACTTTTtaactaattgtaaaatattgttacgCTTGTCTGTGGGAAGAGAAATTGACATATCAGTTGAGTTGTACATAAAGCCTAGAAATTTACAGCTCTGCGCAGGTAATAGGCAACTCTTATCATAGTTGACTACGAAACCCAAACATTCTAGTAAGCTAAGTGTTGCGTTAATGTTGGCTAAACATTCGTCATAAGTATCTccaatacataatatatcatCTAAGTATATAACAGATGTATGGCCCAAGCTTCTTAAATGAGTTACCACTTCTTTCATAATTTTCGTAAATGTTCTAGGGGCCGAAGACAAGCCATAAGGGACTGCTGTAAACTCATAGGTTGTGTtatcaaaattaaatctgaGATACTTGCGATGAGATTTAGCTACAGGTACATGCAAATACGACTCCTTCAAATCTATGGTGGCCATATATCCATTATTGGGAATCAATTTTGATGCGGTTCGAAAATCCTCCATTTTAAAATGATCATTTGTGACGAATTTATTTAGTCGTTTAAGATTAAGTATAAATCTATGGCCACCATTAGATTTTTCtgtcaaaaaaatattggatatAAATTGATCAGGTCGGGGAGTGCATTTTGAAATGGCTCCTAATTCTATTAAGTTATCAATAGCTTTCATCATATCCCGTTGTTCTTTAACTGAGAAACAGTTGCGCGGAGGGTTAGTTTGGACAACTCTTCTAGCAAAAGATATTCGATAACCATTACGGATCCAATCTAATATTATGGGATTACTAGTAATGTCTAACCAGCAATTATAGTAATGTTGCAGTCTGCCGGCATGTACCTGAGTTACTGCCGCGTCTTTGCATGTTTGTTGTTTGTCGCCGGCGTCAGAGAGCGCCTTGTCGCCGGCTGAGCAGCTCGCGGCGTCCGGCGATACGAATGCGGAAGCGGTGTCGGCCCTCGGTAGCTCCAGGTGTGCCCCCCCCTGCTCGACGATGGGAAGCGAGGAGGGCCTGACCAGTTTCCCTGCTGACGCGGCCGGGGTGTAGAAGATGATGCATTAGATGCGGGCACCTTAGGGACGAAAGTCTTTTTAATTTGTAGCCCCTGTTTCTCAATAATCTTTGCTGCTTTGATTTTTTCtgatatttttatgccaaaaagtGTTTCGTCTCGGTCTTGGTCTTGTATGACGGAGAGAAACGCTTTGTCCAGTCCCGGAGTAATAAGCTTTGACCTCACTTGCGTTTCGACAAAATGTAGGTCTGTAAGTATTCGGCAGCTAtcagataatatttttatagtttgtaCTTTATCTTCACTTGTTAGTAAAACATCCATGGCTCGATTGATGGCAGTAATTCCTAAGCCCAGTTGATCTTGTTTGACTTGAATTTTCTTGTCGCGAGACCTTACTGTCTCAGCGATAGCGGCGGAAATTTCCGCATTCAAAGTAGGTGCTTTCAGTAGCTTACAGTTACCTGGGACTGTGTATTCCTTTAAAAGTTGCTCTTTTGCTTCTTTAGGCATGCCTTTTCTAAGAATAGGAAGCCATCGTTGAGCGAGTTTTTCGTGTATATCTGGGCCGTAAACAGGAGAGTCATCTGACGGGTCACCCAAGGCTTGTAGCAGCTCTGGATCGAGTTCAGGTACAGGCACAACAGCGTTTCCTATGTCGCCGTCGGCTTCTTCAGCCGGGAACGGGACGGGTGCCTCCCCTAACGCGGGTGCGTCATTGTGTTCCTCCACGTTTTGTTCTAAAACCAAACGATAAACGAGGTTAACTAGAGAATTAAGACACTTTGTTCATAGTCACGGCAAAAGCCGGCCTATGTTAAAAGTTTAAAACCCTCGTGCTGACCCGCAGTCGAGCCTCCAGGTTATTTTTCATAGCATCATGCTTATCCATCGTGATAACCCGCAGTTAACCTCCCGGAAAGCTTACAGATGCCGCAAGATTCGATTACAATCGAATCGAATAAGAGGAACATTATAGGAGACCAAACACATCACTTTTTATTTCACACGTTTTGTAGACTTACCTAAGTTGTCCTCGGAGTCAGACGAGGATGAATACACAATCACACGATGAAAACGTTGTTGTTGTATTTTCCTGATTTTTGCATTGTAATAATCAATTCTTTCTTCTGCACTTCTTTTCGACATGGTGAAGCACATGTTGAAACTTGTTGAAAGGGAGCGTGCGTCGTTGCCGCGCACAAGAAAAGAATGAGGGCACGCCCTTGGGCGGCGTGGGGTGCCCACAGACAGGAGACGGaaatcaaaaatttttttttttctaaatttgacAAGTGCGAAGTTGCCAGTACATTGAAAAGTACTACATGTTGtgtttatatctgaagaataaaGCGACGTAATATAACATAAGTATAGAAATAAGTCATTGTAATGCCCTCGCAGGGTATAGCATGTACTATTCCTAAGATTATGTTTAACACCGTGTATTCTGATGCATGTACTGtacatgtataaaataataaacaataaacaatttattcatttcatttatattact
This genomic window contains:
- the LOC134756191 gene encoding uncharacterized protein LOC134756191, yielding MCFTMSKRSAEERIDYYNAKIRKIQQQRFHRVIVYSSSSDSEDNLEQNVEEHNDAPALGEAPVPFPAEEADGDIGNAVVPVPELDPELLQALGDPSDDSPVYGPDIHEKLAQRWLPILRKGMPKEAKEQLLKEYTVPGNCKLLKAPTLNAEISAAIAETVRSRDKKIQVKQDQLGLGITAINRAMDVLLTSEDKVQTIKILSDSCRILTDLHFVETQVRSKLITPGLDKAFLSVIQDQDRDETLFGIKISEKIKAAKIIEKQGLQIKKTFVPKVPASNASSSTPRPRQQGNWSGPPRFPSSSRGGHTWSYRGPTPLPHSYRRTPRAAQPATRRSLTPATNNKHAKTRQ